Part of the Cydia fagiglandana chromosome 26, ilCydFagi1.1, whole genome shotgun sequence genome, AggttataatttacaaaactcATGAACTCATGAGCAATAGCAAAGTTTGTACctaatgtcagtgtcacttcACTGCTAGGACAGGGGTACGTTCCAAAACTAAATATATCTCACTGTACCCGTGTGCGACAAATAATTGCACACGggtaccaaagagaatataatcactacgGGTACAGTGAACATCTTATTGTTTGTTATAATAGAATCGTAAACATTATGAAGTGGCTATAGGCATCacaacttcgattttcgcggttgatTCATAGTTCCGTGTGCAAAAATCCCGTGTTTGAAATATCCGTTCGTTTGTGGTACATCGTACATCACTACGCTTGGCTAGCTGTCACCAACTCACCAAGCTGTCACTGTTGGACTCGAGAATCGGTACTGAtggatattatttttattttatagatttttATACTTTATACTCTAAACTAATTAATATAAACTGACCAAAGCGCGTATTTAGAAGTGTGTGCTCTACGCCCGTTAAAATACAGGCATCTGTATTTctgtttaaaatgtaaattttactTTAATAGGAACAACAGAAGGTACCCAATCGGAGTATAATGTTACATGTTACATACAGTAAGTTTATATTCTAACTACACTGTTCGTATCTTTACACTGTCGTGGAGTCAGGAAGGTTTTCACCGAAGCAAGACGATACGGGAACTTAGGTAGTTGAACGCAAAGAGACTTCAATAGTACACTTATAATTTATACCATGATATAACTCGTCTATATAATTAGAAAGTTTGGTaactgaaaatatatttttaaaattaatgaacTTCTAATATTTCTTGAGATTAGTTAAACACGTCCTTACGAACATGGACTTTTTTTGCAATATACATAACTTAAAGCTTGCGCGTTTTGAacacgtaaaataaataaaaatagtaataattCGTGATGAATTTGGGTTGTGATATAGGACCGGGCCGTTCTTAGGACTTTCAGTGtcatttttttaagttaatttagcaaataaggggttgtgcacaaatcacgcgaggtattttcggctactttttgacccccccctcccgcttggtgatatttggtgaggtttttggctacccccctccccccacgcaacctcacgtgtattttttgatattttttcatttgacctaattttaagaGAAATAGTCTTGTActgaaaaaatattgtttatttttctatttttgataaatatactcgctattttgaagtgcagagtgaagatttatgctTAAAGAAACcaagaaaaagtatctactcatgtagtaggtttttttttcttagtctcgtttactgtagaaaaatacacgtgaggtttccttatacccccctcccccaacgtgatctatcgtgagtttTTCGTGACCACCCCTCCCCCCATcgcacctcgcgtgatttgtgcacaagccctaaaaTCATCCCGCCCCGGCTTTGCAtagttaacaaattatacactcgaaccttcctcaagaatcactctattgataggtgaaaaccacatgaaaatccgttcagtagttttcgagtgATTGAGAgcggcaggggactttgttttgtGCGGTGTAGTGATgcaaatactatatttttatttatacatttttatattatatctatAGTTTTCCTTACTCTACGATACCCGATTCTGTGTGCccttgggcaaaggcctcccccaatcTACTCCACTCTTCCTTATTTTGCAGTAATCTGGTCCATGTTTTAGTCCTTCCAGCCATGTCTTCGATGTCATCACCAAATGCAAATattatataagacattacaattttcagatgtccCTTGGAAGAAACATTGCCACATCATGTTCATCACTGCAATCCTGATTAGTAATAAAACTATGTCCTTTTATACATAAAAGACAACAGGCATCTAGTTTAATGGTAAAACTTCTACAATGGCAGAATATGTCTGTGATTACTGCACCCGTACCTTCACCAGAAAGTATAACCTCGAAACACATATAGAGAACTGCCACTTCAACTCCACATGCTACTGCGAGATCTGTGACACAAGGTTCGGGAGCCCCGCAGGCCTCCAGCTCCATCTCAGTCGAGGACACAACCGCTTCATGCAACCTTACCCCGAATGCGACATCTGCGGGAGAATCTTTACTAGAAAACAAAATGTTGTCTCACACATGGTCACGGTTCATCTCCAAGGTGTCGGGCCTCAGATACAGTGCCCCACTTGTGGAAAAACATTTACAACGGAAAGGAACTTGAAAAGACATGTAAACCAACTACATAACCCTGATGTTCAATACCCAACCTGTGACTACTGCAAGAGATCCTTTAAAGGCAAACACTCCCTCTTAGCTCATATACAGGCGATTCATAACGTTTTAAAAGGAATTATCAAATGTCATCTATGTGAAAAAGTATACACAAATAACAGGAATTTGAAGCGACATATAGAAATGTATCACGGAGAAAAAGGAGAGTTCAGATGTACGCTGTGCCCTAAAGTTTATACATCCAATCAGAGCTTGCGTCGGCACGCCAGAACAAGGCATAACACAGACCAGGAGTGTAAAGTAGACTTTAACATGGAACAAGACACTACGGAATATTATAACTATGACTTTAAAGTACAGCTTCAAGAATTTAATTGCGAATATTGCGAACAATTCTTTGATGACGAAGCTACTTTACGCCGGCATGTCAAAACCGATCATACTTTTAAAATATTCTATGAGTACTGCAGAAATTCCTTGCTAAAACAGATGGGGAAGACTGAGAAAGAAAGCTTTTATAACTGCGAGAATTGCAATAGTGTGTTTAACTCTGTATATGAACTTAAAGATCACATGAGAACCAGTCACGATAGAGAATATTCGCTATCAACCTGTAACGTTTGCTTCTCAAAGTTTTACAGCAAAGAAACAATGTTTGAGCATAAAAAGATTTGCCTGCCACCGCCAAATGTAAACCACTGCAATTATTGTGACAAATTATTTACAGACATCTCAAGTCTTGAGTTTCATATCAGGATTTTCCATCCCCAAGCGCAAATAGCTGACAACGACGTGTCATCGACTAACCCTGAAGACACTGAGGCTGGTTTTAAATGTCCTCACTGCGACAGGATGTACTACAGTGACCGCTCTTTAAAGCACCATATGAAACTCAAACATACTACGGATGAAGTTGTGGCTTGTGGATTGTGTGGAAAAAtctgtaacaacaaatattatctAGCATCCCACATCAAAATTGTACACAACAACGACTCCTGGTCCAAATGTGACTATTGTGAGAAACAATTTAAATCTAAAAGGAATATTCGTCGTCACATTGAGTATACACATTTAGGTATGCAGCGCTACAAATGCATTGAATGCGAGACGCTTTTTAAAGAGAAAAGGAGCCTAAGGAAGCACGTTCGGACTAAGCATCCCAACTCTACAGTATTCCCGCAGTGTCATATCTGTTACAAGCGCTTCGAATCTGCAAAATCCTGCAAGATTCATCTCAAGTTAATCCATTCTTTCAACATGAACACATACCCCTGCGATCGTTGCTCTGTATCCTTCAGTTCCAATGAAGCGTTATCAATTCATCTCCAAACGAAACACTTGGCTAAAGACCAGATATTCAAATGCGAACCGTGTAACCTAGTCTTCACGGGACAGGACAAATTTGAACAACACAACGAAATATTTCACGTAGTACCGAACGTAACACAAAAGGTTTTACCCTGCTGCATATTATGTATGAAGGATTTCAGTACCCGAAAAACTTTGAAGCGTCATATCAAGAAGTTCCATAACGATTTCGACGCGGAAGAACTAGCAACATATGGTTCTAAGAAACGCATGTTTAATATAGATTGCGAGGAATGTATACAGAATTTCAACAACGATTTTTACTTAGATATATATCAGAAGCTTAAGCATTTGAAAGACTCTATTGTTTTTAAATGCGAGAACTGTTCATCTTCTTATAACTGCTTGGAATATTCAATACAGAGGCATAAGACGACCAATATGGAAGCATGTAAGAGTAAGATGATTTTAAGTGAGTTGTGTACTGCGGAGATGAGTGATGAGGCTTCTAATAGTGGTCGGGTGGAGTCAGTGGAAGCGGAGAGCACCACGGGTGATATAAATGTGAAAGAAGAGCCTATGGAGGTGGAAGATATTGTGAAGACTGAACCTATGTCACtatgaatataaataaattaagtatgtattacaattttattataattagggCAAACGCAACTAAGGTCAATATGGCTAATTtcgtcatagggactattccgtccacgagcgtatatttctttgattttcaaatgtaggaaaaaaacatgtttttgattgctgaaactaaaataaatcgctgctttgtcgacgaaattatgttgtttgttgttcgagaaaaacgctagtgaacggaatagcccctatgacggaattaacCACATTGACTTTATATTAGAGTAGAGGTAATATAAGATTGGCTTTTCGGCTAACATAAAAATATGGAACAAagttgtttatacgacaacggtttcactcttgaatttttagtcgctattgactaaaaattcaagtgagtgaaaccgttgttgtataaacaatttaaaatatgtctcacgaaagtttaatatccaTTGGAACAAAGTTATATTGACTGTATCTCAAAAACCTATTTACATAAGGCAATAATTAGTATTATATAAATTATGTAAGAATCTACTTAAGatcaacatatttttatttacttttcatatttttaaaatcataTATTCACATTTTCATCTTAACATCAGCGACGAGTTAATAATAAGGATTGTTCCGAAAAATCCGTTTTCTTTGCGATAGAAGTGTATATCAAAATGGGGCATTTTAGCTCTAAATCCAATAGAGGGTTTTCTCAATGTTCCAGAGCTTTTAACACCTTCCTGAATTGGGTTATTGCCACTAGTTACCACTAAGTTGCCACTAGCTACTGGTAagtagtggtaactactgggaatttttttcccacattttaccactggtaaccaAACCGAGGATTTTTTTTCCCCATGGGAGAAAacttcccagtagttaccactggtaactagtggcaagttggtggtaactagtgggaataacatCCTGAATTTGGTAACTATCGAGCGATACGTAGAAGGGAGATGGTTTTATCCATCGTGTCACTCGTAGTGCGGCGTCCCTTTTTTGTGCAGAGATTGTAaatctttattatttacttgtctttttaaaatataagtattagggTGACTACCATAagtattataattttgtatgtgtagTATTTAAGAAGGGAGCTACCTATACAATCACGTCTATAGattacagtcaaagaatttggTTTcagacccatttcgtaccttatCACGTGATAATCAAACAATCCGGATGCCGACTTATTCACTGACAGGTTGGGGAAATTTATCATTGCcaccatcttcttcttcttcctcgcgttatcccggcattttgccacggctcacataggagcctggggtccgcttgacaactaatcccatgatttgacgtaggcactagtttttacgaaaacgactgccatctgaccttccaacccagaggggaaactaggccttattgggattagtccggtttcctcacgatgtattccttcaccgaaaagcgactagtaaatatcaaatgatatttcgtacataagttccgaaaaactcattggtacgagccggggtttgaacccgcgacctccggattgcaagtcgcacgctcttactgcTAGGCCACCATGTCTGCTCTAAACCACACCGaactcatatcatatcatatttattCATCAACTATACAAGATTGTGTTTGAAATGCACATAAAATACAATTGCAATAAAATACAATAGAATAAACAacatttgaaaataatattaacaatAATAGTAAGCACTATATATATAGTAACATATTTTAGCCATTATATATAGGACGACATTCAAAGCTCtagttaatattaaatttttacctTTGTAGGCTATGCCGctatttgtatttgttttcCTATCTGCTTCCTAAttctatttgttttgttttcactgtATTTGAGTTTTtacttctttgaatttataatttgttaatgtgtcttattttctattttaccgTGTAAGCGTATTGGTAAACTACTGTAAGCTTATATGAGAGAAAtaaatggtattgtattgtattgtaatcaaTAAAAGTCCCTGATAGACCTCCATAGAGTGGAGACCTAATACTATGATAACTGTGACAAAGCACAAAAGTAAAAGGAAAGACTTCAAAACCACTGCAACGAATTAGCCAGAAACCTGTTAAACGACACACGACGACGACGACGTGTGGTGTGTGCGTGTGGTGTGTGTTatgctcgctccatcgtaggccacgtctacgcctcggctagtctgtggccatgagtaagcccattcataataaaaagaaaaaaaacaaacgaaCAAGACTACATACGGAGGCTAAAAAGATGGCACATCCTAGGACTAGACCAGAGATAAGCCCCATGTAAACTGGTGATGGCGCTCAGTGGAACAACACCCTAAATAGCAACTTAAAAAGAAGAAACAAACCATCTCATTATGGGTAGAACAGCCGACTGCAGATTTAAgatgataaaaaaaaccgggcaagtgcgagtcggactcgcgcacgaagggttccgtaccataatgcaaaaaacggcaaaaaaaaaaacggtcacccatccaagtactgaccccgcccgacgttgcttaactttggtcaaaaatcacgttgtatggtagccccacttaaatctttattttattctgtttttagtatttgttgttatagcggcaacagaaatacatcatctgtgaaaatttcaactgtctagctatcacggttcgtgaggtacagcctggtgacagacgaacggacggacggacagcgaagtcttagtgatagggtcccgttttaccctttgggtacggaaccctaaaaaaggacaAAATGGGTAGgatattaaattctttgactgtacatcGTGGTTGCTAATAACCCTATCGGTTTTAAGGGTCACACAAACTGGCGGCGGCTAGGTTCGTCGGAGTCTAAAAAACATGTAGTTAAAATAAAACgtttatgataaaatatatattttatttgatttcaTATCTCCTTAACAAACTAATCATCATGATAATCATTTGACCTGGAACCTAACTATAACTATATtgtacatttaaatttaaaaaacctGCTATACACAAAACTGCATCAATCATTTTGGAAAATAGCTGATACTATAAACTGCTAgattgttttttattaaatatagctAAGAACCTCGGAGGAATCTTGCTTTGATCGATTTTTATCAAGAACCACCCCAAGgaaaccgcatcaaaatcggtCCATTCGTATGAGAGCTATGATGCCACAGTCAGACAGACATTGGTGGCAAACATGTATCACCCCTCTTTTTGTGTCGGGTCAAAAATGTCTATATCAAACATTTAACccattcattaccactaagtgccacgggttacgctcgtagcgcgtagccacgttttcgccgtatgtagcgcgtagtcgctacgacaCAGTGTACCCAACAGTCGGGTTCTTGcccctgaatgtgttaaaacttAGTACTTTTCCTTCTCATGAAAGAAGTTTTTGGAGCTAAGGGCAATTTCAAGTGCACCGTCTTCCCCCCCTCGGTATGCACCATGTATGCTCCGATTAGACGGATTTTATTGATGCACGGCTGAGTCTTAGGTGACATCTTCAACGCTGCGCACAAAGGCTCAAGTTCAACCTTAAAATTATGTAATATCAACACGAACACCATTATGTGACATATTAGCTTATCTTTCATGTGCACTGGTCTCGATCTCATCTTATTCGCAGTTTTAGTAAACTCCGTAAAGTTTTTCAACACAATGTTATTTAATGTGTTGGAATAATCACATATTTTAAagcttttcttttttatttccaTGCAACCGACCTGTAAAAATTTCAGCAGCTCACTTGTGTACACCGCCAGAACCGTTAACTCGTTAGACAACGTCCGGCCTTTAACTAAAGACTTTATATACGGATGGTAATATTCTTCATACTTTTCTTGCTTTATTTCTGTGTAAATATTCTCAAATTCTTCTTCAGACATAATTTTCTCTACAGGATATACATCTTCGACTTTAGTCGCGTCTCTGTCTATAGGTGGTACGTAGAATTCTTCAGAATCGTTCTTATTATACTTAGATAAGTCTAGTTGGTCAACAGTAATATTCGCAGTTACATGTTCCATCTGTTTTGTAACGGTTTGTACATTTACTTTTAATTTCTCCCGCTGTTCCATTTGCTTCTTTTGTTTTTTAGATCCGAACTTCCTACTCAGCTCTAATCTGCTGGTTTCCTGTTGCGATGCATTCAAGTCGACTTTACGATATGGTATTAGCTCAGCGCAGCCCACCTCTATAAGGCGTACTTTACCGGTTTTCCTGTCTCTTGCTAGTATCAGGGTCTTACCCAACTCTTCGTTTTCCTCTTTACCATAGTAAACAAGCTCATCAAGCTCAGTAGCTATCGTTTTAGTCCCATTCTCTTGTATGATTGAGCATTTACTCTCAAAGTCGTCGTTCGGGTAACCGTTTTGAAAGTTTATCAACATTGGATAGATAGGCCCCTTTGAAGAAACCGAATCTATTGTTAATTCCGTCATTTTAAGCACCGCCAGCACTGCTTAAAATTACAACACAACGTTATGGTTTCACGTGCAATTTtaacttttaggttataaaactGTAAACCATCTGTAAACAACCTATCTGTCACTGTACTGTCAAATGTGGCACAAAGGTACGTTCAGAAACGAATGGATATTTTCAAACATGAAACAAGGGATTTTAAAGTATTTGCACACGGAGCCAGTTGTTTGCGTACCACTTGCTTTGCTTGCCACTTGCGTCGGGCTCCCGGATCCGGATACAACACTATACTAGTAATGTCAAGTAGTAGGGTACGTTCTGAATCGCATAATGTACTTCTTTTCTTATATATTCAGatagttttataatttaatatatgCTTTAACTCGTCACATTAAAGCTTAAAATTGAACTGGATATTCTTTTATCTTAATATAAATTTGACAAATTGTCACCCTTAAACATAATTTCAGAGGACGCGTCTTcgatatttgtttatttatttttataaacaaatcTATATTAACTAGTTCCTAATTTAGAGGAATAAAGGAAATGATGTAGCGCCCCTTATTATTATCCTAATTCATTCGTAATATGGTGTAATAAACGATGAGCTTAATATTTATATACTATATTATATGTGATCAGTGAAATCATTGAATATGTCTCAATTATTACTGT contains:
- the LOC134677396 gene encoding oocyte zinc finger protein XlCOF6-like, encoding MAEYVCDYCTRTFTRKYNLETHIENCHFNSTCYCEICDTRFGSPAGLQLHLSRGHNRFMQPYPECDICGRIFTRKQNVVSHMVTVHLQGVGPQIQCPTCGKTFTTERNLKRHVNQLHNPDVQYPTCDYCKRSFKGKHSLLAHIQAIHNVLKGIIKCHLCEKVYTNNRNLKRHIEMYHGEKGEFRCTLCPKVYTSNQSLRRHARTRHNTDQECKVDFNMEQDTTEYYNYDFKVQLQEFNCEYCEQFFDDEATLRRHVKTDHTFKIFYEYCRNSLLKQMGKTEKESFYNCENCNSVFNSVYELKDHMRTSHDREYSLSTCNVCFSKFYSKETMFEHKKICLPPPNVNHCNYCDKLFTDISSLEFHIRIFHPQAQIADNDVSSTNPEDTEAGFKCPHCDRMYYSDRSLKHHMKLKHTTDEVVACGLCGKICNNKYYLASHIKIVHNNDSWSKCDYCEKQFKSKRNIRRHIEYTHLGMQRYKCIECETLFKEKRSLRKHVRTKHPNSTVFPQCHICYKRFESAKSCKIHLKLIHSFNMNTYPCDRCSVSFSSNEALSIHLQTKHLAKDQIFKCEPCNLVFTGQDKFEQHNEIFHVVPNVTQKVLPCCILCMKDFSTRKTLKRHIKKFHNDFDAEELATYGSKKRMFNIDCEECIQNFNNDFYLDIYQKLKHLKDSIVFKCENCSSSYNCLEYSIQRHKTTNMEACKSKMILSELCTAEMSDEASNSGRVESVEAESTTGDINVKEEPMEVEDIVKTEPMSL
- the LOC134677700 gene encoding DNA-directed RNA polymerase I subunit RPA49-like: MTELTIDSVSSKGPIYPMLINFQNGYPNDDFESKCSIIQENGTKTIATELDELVYYGKEENEELGKTLILARDRKTGKVRLIEVGCAELIPYRKVDLNASQQETSRLELSRKFGSKKQKKQMEQREKLKVNVQTVTKQMEHVTANITVDQLDLSKYNKNDSEEFYVPPIDRDATKVEDVYPVEKIMSEEEFENIYTEIKQEKYEEYYHPYIKSLVKGRTLSNELTVLAVYTSELLKFLQVGCMEIKKKSFKICDYSNTLNNIVLKNFTEFTKTANKMRSRPVHMKDKLICHIMVFVLILHNFKVELEPLCAALKMSPKTQPCINKIRLIGAYMVHTEGGKTVHLKLPLAPKTSFMRRKSTKF